A genome region from Paradevosia shaoguanensis includes the following:
- a CDS encoding DeoR/GlpR family DNA-binding transcription regulator, which yields MLSDRQAEILSLIEREGAQYIEDLARRYGLTTQTIRRDINYLCDRGYARRFHGGVDVPVEGRNISANARFEINAAAKQVIARRIAAEIPEGATVLMGIGTTVQYVAEALRDHRDLTIVTNNIDVALTLGDAKHLDVHLTGGVYRPDDRDSVGPDTVRYFQKFHAACCVVGTGGLHPDIGLLEFTHEEALVTAAIIDSSEQRFLVADASKWLRPAAVKVVPFSRMSRFFTDHLPDDPSIADKLRQSGVDVVLCGSETS from the coding sequence ATGCTTTCCGACAGGCAGGCCGAAATCCTCTCGTTGATCGAACGCGAAGGTGCTCAATACATTGAGGACCTGGCGCGCCGCTACGGCCTGACGACCCAGACCATCCGCCGCGACATCAACTATCTCTGCGACCGGGGCTATGCCCGCCGCTTCCATGGCGGCGTGGACGTTCCGGTCGAAGGTCGCAACATCTCGGCCAATGCCCGCTTCGAGATCAACGCTGCCGCCAAGCAGGTGATCGCGCGGCGGATCGCGGCCGAAATCCCCGAAGGCGCCACGGTGCTCATGGGCATCGGCACGACGGTGCAATACGTGGCCGAGGCCCTGCGCGACCACCGCGACCTCACCATCGTCACCAATAACATCGACGTGGCGCTGACCCTGGGGGATGCCAAGCATCTCGACGTGCATTTGACCGGCGGCGTCTACCGCCCGGACGATCGAGACAGCGTCGGGCCGGACACGGTGCGCTATTTCCAGAAATTCCACGCGGCCTGCTGCGTGGTGGGCACGGGCGGGCTTCACCCCGATATCGGGCTCCTCGAATTCACCCACGAGGAAGCGCTGGTGACGGCGGCGATCATCGACAGTTCCGAACAGCGGTTCCTCGTCGCCGACGCCTCCAAGTGGTTGCGCCCGGCGGCGGTCAAGGTGGTGCCGTTCTCCCGCATGAGCCGGTTTTTCACCGACCATCTGCCTGATGATCCTTCTATTGCCGACAAGCTGCGCCAAAGCGGCGTGGATGTCGTTCTTTGCGGTTCGGAGACCTCATGA
- a CDS encoding glycerophosphodiester phosphodiesterase family protein, which translates to MERPISGAGLRIDQVHAHKGASAVAPENTLSAFRAAYGQGARWVEFDVSLLGDGTPVVIHDATVDRCSSSKGHLKDLAVADLANIDAGSWFDGFYKGERIPTLEQALECFAEFGLAGNLEIKRHKHQTSVEELTGNIHAVLKRRDPKVKISISSFDIDVLKSIGAMDPSLELAMLWDKLPENWRDVLADIPTKVIHLNYHALTLPFLDEVVEKGLLVRAWTCNDPAELAQFWPMGLGAVITDEPRYFLSR; encoded by the coding sequence ATGGAACGCCCCATTTCCGGGGCCGGTCTGCGGATCGATCAGGTGCACGCGCACAAGGGAGCGTCGGCGGTCGCGCCGGAAAACACGCTCTCAGCGTTTCGTGCCGCCTATGGGCAAGGCGCGCGATGGGTGGAGTTCGACGTCTCGCTCCTGGGTGACGGCACGCCCGTAGTCATCCACGACGCGACGGTCGACCGCTGCTCGTCCTCAAAGGGCCACCTCAAGGACCTCGCGGTCGCCGACCTTGCCAATATCGATGCCGGCTCCTGGTTCGATGGCTTCTACAAGGGCGAGCGCATCCCGACGCTGGAACAGGCTCTGGAATGCTTCGCCGAGTTCGGCCTGGCAGGCAATCTCGAGATCAAGCGGCACAAGCACCAGACTTCGGTGGAGGAGCTGACCGGCAATATCCACGCCGTCCTCAAGCGCCGCGACCCCAAGGTAAAGATCTCGATCTCGAGCTTTGACATCGACGTGCTCAAGTCGATCGGCGCCATGGACCCGTCGCTTGAGCTGGCCATGCTCTGGGACAAGCTGCCGGAAAACTGGCGCGACGTCTTGGCCGATATCCCGACCAAGGTCATCCATCTTAATTACCATGCACTGACGCTGCCCTTCCTCGACGAGGTCGTCGAAAAGGGGCTGCTGGTGCGGGCCTGGACGTGCAACGACCCGGCCGAGCTGGCGCAGTTCTGGCCGATGGGGCTGGGGGCCGTGATCACCGACGAACCGAGATATTTTCTCAGCCGATAA
- a CDS encoding SH3 domain-containing protein, translating to MRKQHEQLLVAALAGLVIVGAAAFVVQPAMAAGYQVEQQAQVTGVAKWDRLNIRKWPASYSQKTGSLKPHTYVWVERCIEASQGSDWCLVERGNQMGWVNSAYLTLADDLDI from the coding sequence ATGAGAAAGCAGCACGAACAGCTTCTGGTGGCAGCCCTGGCGGGCCTGGTCATCGTCGGTGCCGCCGCCTTCGTCGTGCAGCCCGCAATGGCCGCCGGCTACCAGGTGGAACAGCAGGCGCAGGTGACCGGCGTCGCCAAGTGGGACCGCCTCAACATCCGCAAGTGGCCGGCCTCTTATTCCCAGAAGACCGGCTCGCTCAAGCCGCACACCTATGTGTGGGTCGAGCGGTGCATCGAGGCCTCGCAGGGCTCGGACTGGTGCCTCGTCGAGCGCGGCAACCAGATGGGGTGGGTGAACTCGGCCTACCTCACGCTCGCGGACGACCTGGACATCTGA
- the clpS gene encoding ATP-dependent Clp protease adapter ClpS, which translates to MSDAVTTPRTKTEVKTQRPRLHKVILVNDDYTPREFVVVLLKGEFRMSEDQAYRVMITAHQRGVCVVAVYIQEVAETKANRATEMARSKGYPLLFTTEPEE; encoded by the coding sequence ATGAGCGATGCCGTAACCACACCGCGCACCAAGACCGAGGTGAAGACCCAGCGTCCTCGCCTCCACAAGGTTATCCTCGTCAACGATGACTATACGCCCCGCGAATTCGTGGTGGTGCTGCTCAAGGGCGAGTTCCGCATGAGCGAGGACCAGGCCTACCGGGTGATGATCACCGCGCACCAGCGCGGGGTCTGCGTGGTGGCGGTGTATATCCAGGAAGTGGCCGAGACCAAGGCCAACCGGGCGACCGAGATGGCCCGGAGCAAGGGGTATCCGCTGCTGTTTACCACGGAGCCGGAGGAGTAG
- a CDS encoding IS110 family transposase, whose amino-acid sequence MTLSPTWIGIDVSKAWLDIASSGGEGVQRIANTMDAIAAFAATLEREGTLVVLEASGVYDKSLRAGLALAGIGHVRVNPQRARDFARASGRLAKTDALDAAMLAEMGRALRLVADPLPEAGRERLGLLSRRRDQLVAMRTQEKQRRIEITDSFIGADLDRHMAGLNQAIAAIEVEIQNQIGSDAALAQDQALIRSVPGIGPVTASVLAALMPELGRRSGKQIATLAGLAPLNNDSGLRRGQRSIRGGRRRVRQALYMAAVASLRTQSPLNAFYHRLRQAGKPPKPALVALARKLLVTINAIMKTRTSFAT is encoded by the coding sequence ATGACCCTATCACCGACCTGGATTGGAATCGACGTTTCGAAAGCCTGGCTGGATATCGCCTCTTCCGGCGGGGAGGGCGTGCAGCGGATTGCTAACACGATGGACGCCATCGCCGCATTCGCCGCCACGCTGGAGCGGGAGGGCACTCTCGTGGTGCTGGAGGCGAGCGGGGTTTACGACAAGAGCTTGCGCGCCGGACTGGCGCTGGCCGGGATCGGCCATGTCCGGGTCAATCCGCAGCGGGCCCGTGACTTTGCGCGGGCGAGCGGCCGGCTCGCCAAGACCGATGCGCTCGATGCGGCCATGCTTGCCGAAATGGGCCGGGCCCTGCGCCTCGTGGCCGACCCGCTGCCCGAGGCCGGACGCGAGCGGCTCGGCCTGCTCAGCCGCCGCCGCGACCAGTTGGTGGCCATGCGCACCCAGGAAAAGCAGCGCCGGATCGAGATAACCGATTCCTTCATCGGCGCCGACCTGGACCGGCACATGGCCGGCCTCAACCAGGCCATCGCCGCCATCGAGGTCGAAATCCAGAACCAGATCGGCAGCGATGCCGCCCTGGCACAGGACCAGGCCCTGATCCGCTCGGTGCCCGGCATCGGCCCGGTCACCGCCTCTGTCCTGGCCGCCCTGATGCCCGAACTGGGCCGACGCTCGGGCAAGCAGATCGCCACCCTGGCCGGGTTGGCCCCGCTCAACAACGATAGCGGCCTACGGCGCGGACAGCGCTCCATCCGCGGGGGCCGCCGCCGCGTCCGCCAGGCCCTCTACATGGCCGCCGTTGCATCCTTGCGAACACAATCGCCTCTCAACGCCTTCTACCACCGTCTGCGCCAGGCCGGAAAACCACCCAAGCCCGCCCTCGTCGCCCTCGCCAGAAAGCTCCTCGTCACCATCAACGCCATCATGAAAACCCGAACAAGCTTCGCAACCTGA
- a CDS encoding asparaginase codes for MTDANPILAEMVRGNWVENRYRGAFAVVDADGRIIASAGDISRPIFPRSAVKSMQALAMVTADSIGRFSLSDEDLALACASHRGEDVHVEGVTHFLEELGLSKDDLECGAHAPGDSEARRQLRERHEAPSALHNNCSGKHSGMLSVALAIGAPTLGYVNRDHPVQVRVRSAIEAVIGERLTEGRCGTDGCSIPTWAAPIEAFARGFARMATGKGLPPDLAAGAQRIFDAATRHPHLVAGKEQLDTVVMEAFGGRVMQKGGAEGVQCGAIRDKGWGYAIKCDDGNMDASRAMVAALLLAIADPDEKQAEVLRRWSVQTVKNVRGLDVGTVRAVEGVWA; via the coding sequence ATGACCGATGCCAATCCGATTCTTGCCGAGATGGTCCGCGGCAACTGGGTGGAGAACCGCTATCGCGGCGCCTTCGCCGTGGTGGACGCGGATGGCCGGATCATTGCCTCGGCCGGCGACATCTCCCGCCCGATCTTCCCGCGCTCGGCGGTCAAGTCGATGCAGGCGCTGGCCATGGTCACGGCCGACTCCATCGGCCGCTTCAGCCTGAGCGATGAAGACCTGGCGCTCGCCTGCGCCTCCCATCGTGGCGAAGACGTGCATGTGGAAGGCGTCACCCATTTCCTCGAAGAGCTGGGCCTGAGCAAGGACGACCTCGAATGCGGCGCCCATGCCCCCGGCGATTCCGAAGCGCGCCGGCAATTGCGCGAGCGCCATGAAGCGCCGTCGGCATTGCACAACAATTGCTCGGGCAAGCACTCGGGCATGCTCTCGGTGGCGCTGGCCATCGGCGCGCCGACGCTGGGCTACGTCAATCGCGACCATCCGGTGCAGGTGCGCGTGCGCTCGGCCATCGAGGCCGTGATCGGCGAAAGGCTGACCGAAGGCCGCTGCGGCACGGATGGCTGCTCGATCCCGACCTGGGCGGCGCCGATCGAAGCCTTTGCGCGCGGCTTCGCCCGCATGGCAACGGGCAAGGGGCTGCCGCCCGACCTCGCAGCCGGCGCGCAGCGGATTTTCGACGCCGCCACGCGCCACCCGCACCTGGTGGCAGGCAAGGAACAGCTGGACACCGTGGTGATGGAAGCCTTCGGCGGTCGCGTCATGCAGAAGGGCGGCGCGGAAGGCGTGCAATGCGGCGCCATCCGCGACAAGGGCTGGGGCTACGCCATCAAGTGCGACGACGGCAACATGGACGCCTCCCGCGCCATGGTCGCAGCGCTGCTGCTGGCGATCGCTGACCCGGACGAAAAGCAGGCCGAAGTGCTGCGGCGCTGGTCTGTGCAGACGGTAAAGAATGTGCGCGGGCTGGATGTCGGCACGGTGCGGGCGGTTGAGGGGGTGTGGGCGTAA
- a CDS encoding response regulator, which produces MKVVAVLAANPALSSILTMVLAGCPSLRVRLFESRAALTTYMRLAPVDVVVADFDCDDAPADQLAAALRQDEHLHRRDFSIIALTRTVTDTTRNAAVSAGIDEVIVKPMSPRYLLERVLARTRRQDHPVRSAAYHGPERRHRLTLPPAGIYARKSDNVIPLFGRPRQHEFH; this is translated from the coding sequence GTGAAGGTAGTAGCGGTTCTCGCGGCAAATCCGGCGCTGTCGTCTATTTTGACGATGGTGCTTGCCGGCTGCCCGAGTCTGCGCGTGCGCCTGTTCGAAAGCCGCGCCGCTCTCACCACCTATATGCGCCTGGCGCCCGTAGACGTGGTCGTGGCCGATTTCGATTGCGACGACGCCCCCGCCGACCAGCTCGCCGCCGCCCTGCGCCAGGACGAGCACCTCCACCGGCGCGACTTCTCGATCATCGCCCTCACCCGCACGGTGACCGACACGACCCGCAACGCCGCGGTTTCCGCCGGGATCGACGAGGTCATCGTCAAGCCGATGTCGCCCCGTTATCTCCTCGAGCGGGTCCTCGCCCGCACCCGCCGGCAGGATCACCCGGTGCGCAGCGCCGCTTATCACGGCCCCGAACGCCGCCACCGCCTCACCCTGCCGCCCGCCGGGATCTATGCGCGCAAGAGCGACAACGTAATCCCCCTCTTCGGCCGTCCCCGCCAGCACGAATTCCACTGA
- a CDS encoding IS110 family transposase: MVLEASGVYDKSLRAGLALAGIGHVRVNPQRARDFARASGRLAKTDALDAAMLAEMGRALRLVADPLPEAGRERLGLLSRRRDQLVAMRTQEKQRRIEITDSFIGADLDRHMAGLNQAIAAIEVEIQNQIGSDAALAQDQALIRSVPGIGPVTASVLAALMPELGRRSGKQIATLAGLAPLNNDSGLRRGQRSIRGGRRRVRQALYMAAVASLRTQSPLNAFYHRLRQAGKPPKPALVALARKLLVTINAIMKTRTRFAT; the protein is encoded by the coding sequence GTGGTGCTGGAGGCGAGCGGGGTTTACGACAAGAGCTTGCGCGCCGGACTGGCGCTGGCCGGGATCGGCCATGTCCGGGTCAATCCGCAGCGGGCCCGTGACTTTGCGCGGGCCAGCGGCCGGCTCGCCAAGACCGATGCGCTCGATGCGGCCATGCTTGCCGAAATGGGCCGGGCCCTGCGCCTCGTGGCCGACCCGCTGCCCGAGGCCGGACGCGAGCGGCTCGGCCTGCTCAGCCGCCGCCGCGACCAGTTGGTGGCCATGCGCACCCAGGAAAAGCAGCGCCGGATCGAGATAACCGATTCCTTCATCGGCGCCGACCTGGACCGGCACATGGCCGGCCTCAACCAGGCCATCGCCGCCATCGAGGTCGAAATCCAGAACCAGATCGGCAGCGATGCCGCCCTGGCACAGGACCAGGCCCTGATCCGCTCGGTGCCCGGCATCGGCCCGGTCACCGCCTCTGTCCTGGCCGCCCTGATGCCCGAACTGGGCCGACGCTCGGGCAAGCAGATCGCCACCCTGGCCGGGTTGGCCCCGCTCAACAACGATAGCGGCCTACGGCGCGGACAGCGCTCCATCCGCGGGGGCCGCCGCCGCGTCCGCCAGGCCCTCTACATGGCCGCCGTTGCATCCTTGCGAACACAATCGCCTCTCAACGCCTTCTACCACCGTCTGCGCCAGGCCGGAAAACCACCCAAGCCCGCCCTCGTCGCCCTCGCCAGAAAGCTCCTCGTCACCATCAACGCCATCATGAAAACCCGAACACGCTTCGCAACCTGA
- a CDS encoding TIGR03808 family TAT-translocated repetitive protein, with protein sequence MEKSAFSRRHLLASAAALGIAALSGRAFAAVMLDAAELGAIPGPDDQTGALQKAFDTAAAQARPLFLPPGTYRVTGLIVPDGLQLTGMPGQTILALSGGDTLLSISGRSNVTIQGIAFDGSGGGTGSAQSGLIDVQNSRAVTLTNLSLRNAAGNGLALFASEGLVENCDIAEVSTAIFALDNTGLVITSNRIAHCRNNGILVWRSASGADGTIVTGNRIADVAFEAGGNGQNGNGINVFRAGEIIVANNHITGCAFSAVRLNATTNTQVTGNACIDSGETAIFSEFGFSGSVIANNVIDKAALGISIANLDSEGHLATCSGNIVRNILPSSPNNPDTTPCGIFAEADVAITGNVVDSVPGPGILAGWGPFLRNVLVNGNVVRNTQIGIAASVAEGAGSAQITGNTISGAETPLAGMAWTEMRSGDLAADAGRFANVSVAGNAVS encoded by the coding sequence ATGGAAAAATCCGCCTTCAGCCGCCGTCATCTGCTGGCCTCAGCCGCCGCCCTGGGCATCGCCGCCCTTTCGGGCCGCGCCTTCGCCGCCGTTATGCTCGATGCCGCCGAACTCGGCGCGATACCCGGCCCCGACGACCAGACCGGCGCCTTGCAAAAGGCCTTCGACACCGCCGCCGCCCAGGCGCGCCCACTCTTCCTGCCGCCCGGCACCTATCGCGTCACGGGCCTCATCGTCCCCGATGGCCTCCAGCTCACCGGCATGCCCGGCCAGACGATCCTGGCCCTATCGGGCGGCGACACCCTGCTCTCGATCTCCGGCCGTTCCAACGTCACCATCCAGGGCATCGCCTTCGACGGCAGCGGTGGCGGAACCGGCAGCGCACAGAGTGGCCTCATCGACGTCCAGAACAGCCGCGCGGTGACCCTCACCAATCTCAGCCTCCGCAATGCCGCCGGCAACGGGCTGGCGCTCTTCGCCAGCGAAGGCCTCGTCGAGAACTGCGACATCGCCGAGGTCTCGACCGCCATCTTCGCGCTCGACAATACCGGCCTCGTCATCACCAGCAACCGCATCGCCCACTGCCGCAACAACGGCATTCTCGTCTGGCGCTCGGCCAGCGGGGCGGATGGCACCATCGTCACCGGCAACCGCATTGCCGATGTCGCCTTCGAGGCCGGCGGCAACGGTCAGAACGGGAACGGCATCAACGTCTTCCGCGCCGGCGAGATCATTGTCGCCAACAACCACATCACCGGCTGCGCCTTCTCGGCCGTGCGCCTCAACGCCACGACCAACACGCAGGTCACCGGCAATGCCTGCATCGACAGCGGGGAGACCGCGATCTTCTCCGAGTTCGGCTTTTCCGGTTCGGTGATCGCCAACAACGTCATCGACAAGGCCGCGCTCGGCATCTCGATCGCCAATCTCGATAGCGAGGGGCACCTGGCCACCTGCAGCGGCAATATCGTCCGCAACATCCTGCCGTCCTCGCCCAACAATCCCGACACGACGCCTTGCGGCATCTTCGCCGAGGCCGATGTCGCCATCACCGGCAATGTCGTCGACAGCGTCCCTGGCCCCGGCATCCTTGCAGGTTGGGGCCCGTTCCTGCGCAACGTCCTCGTCAACGGCAACGTGGTGCGAAACACCCAGATCGGCATCGCCGCCAGCGTCGCCGAAGGGGCCGGCTCCGCCCAGATCACCGGCAACACCATCTCCGGCGCCGAGACGCCGCTGGCCGGCATGGCCTGGACCGAAATGCGCAGCGGCGACCTTGCCGCCGATGCAGGGCGGTTCGCGAATGTGAGCGTTGCCGGGAACGCGGTCAGCTAA
- a CDS encoding NAD-dependent epimerase/dehydratase family protein, with protein sequence MPKVVVTGGSGKLGRAVVRDLLDHGYEVLNLDTVAPRNGPCPTVKVDLSDYGQVAEAILGGIDERHGPFEAVVHLAAIPAPGLSPNAETFKNNVPSTYNVFLAARQAGIKNVVFASSETVLGLPFDTPPPYVPVDEEYFPRPESAYSLGKLLDETMAAQFARWDPDLRIVGLRFSNVMDPEDYKAFPGFDANPLGRKWNLWGYIDARDGAQAVRRAIEADFKGFEAFIIANADTVMSRDNTSLLAEVFPGVPQKPGISTNGTLLSIDKAKRMLGYWPQYSWRTEIRKG encoded by the coding sequence ATGCCGAAAGTCGTTGTAACCGGGGGCAGCGGAAAGCTCGGGCGCGCGGTGGTGCGCGACCTGCTCGACCATGGCTACGAGGTGCTGAACCTCGATACGGTGGCGCCCCGCAACGGTCCCTGCCCGACGGTCAAGGTCGACCTTTCCGATTACGGCCAGGTGGCCGAGGCCATCCTCGGCGGGATCGACGAGCGGCACGGCCCGTTCGAGGCCGTGGTCCATCTCGCCGCGATTCCCGCGCCGGGCCTCAGCCCCAATGCCGAGACGTTCAAGAACAACGTGCCCTCGACCTACAACGTCTTCCTCGCCGCCCGGCAGGCGGGCATCAAGAACGTGGTCTTCGCCTCGAGCGAAACGGTGCTCGGCCTCCCCTTCGACACGCCCCCGCCCTATGTGCCGGTGGACGAGGAGTATTTCCCGCGGCCCGAAAGCGCTTATTCGCTCGGCAAGCTGCTCGACGAAACCATGGCCGCCCAGTTCGCCCGCTGGGACCCGGACCTGCGCATCGTCGGCCTGCGCTTCTCCAACGTCATGGACCCGGAAGACTACAAGGCCTTCCCGGGCTTCGACGCCAACCCGCTCGGGCGCAAATGGAACCTCTGGGGCTATATCGACGCCCGCGACGGCGCCCAGGCCGTGCGCCGCGCCATCGAGGCAGACTTCAAGGGCTTTGAAGCCTTCATCATCGCCAATGCCGACACCGTCATGAGCCGCGACAACACCTCGCTCCTGGCCGAGGTGTTTCCAGGCGTACCGCAGAAACCCGGCATCTCCACCAACGGCACGCTGCTCTCGATCGACAAGGCCAAACGCATGCTGGGGTATTGGCCGCAATATTCGTGGCGAACAGAGATCAGGAAGGGGTAG
- a CDS encoding HAD-IIB family hydrolase: protein MTFLGPAPATSDLRAVRYLFTDIDDTLTTHGRLLPQTYQALWDLSDAGISVIPVTGGSAGWAEHIVRTWPVAAVIGESGAFVLTSDRGKVVFEYWDDEATRRLRQRELLQRLVMMLAGTGFELAHDQQFRIADVAIDLAGHAPEEIDDLAKAIRATGARAVASSIHINTWIGDYDKRAMSERVLLKDFGVAPADVAASTAFVGDSRNDAPMFSFIRNSFGVGNIAPYLAELPQAPAWVSEQPAGRGFADIAKTLLKARG from the coding sequence ATGACTTTCCTCGGCCCCGCTCCTGCGACCAGCGATCTGCGCGCGGTGCGGTATCTGTTCACCGATATCGACGACACGCTCACCACGCATGGTCGGCTGCTGCCGCAGACCTACCAGGCGCTCTGGGACCTGTCGGACGCCGGCATATCCGTCATTCCGGTGACGGGCGGGTCGGCCGGCTGGGCCGAGCATATCGTGCGCACCTGGCCGGTGGCCGCCGTGATCGGGGAGAGCGGTGCGTTCGTTCTGACTTCGGACCGCGGCAAGGTGGTCTTCGAGTACTGGGATGACGAAGCCACGCGCCGCCTGCGCCAGCGCGAGCTGCTGCAGCGGCTGGTGATGATGCTGGCGGGCACGGGGTTCGAGCTGGCGCACGACCAGCAGTTCCGCATCGCCGACGTGGCCATCGACCTCGCCGGCCACGCACCCGAGGAAATCGACGACCTGGCCAAGGCCATCCGCGCTACTGGCGCCCGGGCAGTGGCGAGCTCGATCCACATCAACACCTGGATCGGCGACTACGACAAGCGCGCCATGAGCGAGCGCGTGCTGCTCAAGGATTTCGGCGTGGCGCCGGCGGATGTGGCGGCGAGCACCGCGTTTGTCGGGGACTCCCGCAACGACGCGCCGATGTTCTCGTTCATCCGCAATTCGTTCGGCGTAGGGAATATCGCGCCGTACCTGGCGGAGCTGCCTCAGGCGCCGGCCTGGGTGTCAGAACAGCCGGCCGGCCGGGGGTTTGCGGATATTGCGAAGACGTTGTTGAAGGCTCGGGGGTAG
- a CDS encoding helicase HerA-like domain-containing protein has protein sequence MLVDDKVYLGTSTRPEYLALKYGNRHGLVTGATGTGKTVTLQIMAEGFSRLGVPVFAADIKGDLSGIAMAGTPQDFLLKRAKEIGFDDYTFEASPTIFWDLFGRQGHPIRATISEMGPLLLSRILNLNDTQEGVLNIAFKLADDEGLLLLDLKDLRALLVEVQQRSAEIATKYGNVATATVGAVQRALLVLEQQGGEAFFGERSLAIEDLMRTTPDGRGYVSVLAADELMRSPKLYATFLLWMLSELFEVLPEVGDPDKPKLVFFFDEAHLLFDDAPKALLDKIEQVVRLVRSKGVGVYFVTQNPVDVPDTVLSQLGNRVQHALRAYTPRDQKAVKVAADTFRPNPAFSTAEVITQLGTGEALVSVIEEKGAPSMVGRTLIRPPSGRMGPVLPEERRTIMANSPVAGLYDTAIDRESAFEVLAAKTKQKQQDEERQRELDAQLKQARSDDAAAQRPKARTSTRQTPAEAAMTSFARSAATALGAALVRGILGSLKRGR, from the coding sequence ATGCTCGTTGACGACAAAGTCTATCTCGGCACCAGCACCCGTCCCGAATATCTCGCCCTCAAGTACGGCAATCGGCATGGACTGGTGACCGGGGCGACCGGCACGGGCAAGACCGTGACGCTGCAGATCATGGCCGAGGGCTTTTCGCGCCTGGGCGTTCCGGTCTTCGCCGCCGACATCAAGGGCGACCTCTCGGGCATCGCCATGGCCGGCACGCCGCAGGACTTCCTGCTCAAGCGCGCCAAGGAAATCGGCTTCGACGATTATACGTTCGAAGCCTCGCCCACGATCTTCTGGGACCTCTTCGGCCGGCAGGGCCACCCGATCCGCGCGACGATCTCGGAAATGGGGCCGCTGCTGCTCTCGCGCATCCTCAACCTCAACGACACCCAGGAAGGCGTGCTCAACATCGCTTTCAAGCTGGCTGATGACGAAGGCCTGCTGCTGCTCGACCTCAAGGACCTGCGCGCGCTCCTTGTCGAGGTGCAGCAGCGCTCGGCCGAGATCGCGACCAAATACGGCAACGTGGCCACGGCGACGGTCGGTGCGGTGCAGCGCGCGCTGCTGGTGCTCGAGCAACAGGGCGGCGAGGCGTTTTTCGGCGAGCGGTCGCTGGCCATCGAAGACCTGATGCGGACGACGCCCGATGGGCGCGGCTATGTGTCGGTGCTGGCGGCGGACGAGCTGATGCGCTCGCCCAAGCTCTACGCGACCTTCCTGCTCTGGATGCTCTCGGAGCTCTTCGAGGTGCTGCCGGAAGTAGGCGACCCGGACAAGCCCAAGCTGGTCTTCTTCTTCGACGAAGCCCACCTGCTGTTCGACGACGCGCCCAAGGCGCTGCTCGACAAGATCGAGCAGGTGGTGCGGCTGGTGCGCTCCAAGGGCGTCGGCGTCTATTTCGTAACGCAGAACCCGGTCGACGTGCCGGACACCGTGCTTTCCCAGCTCGGCAATCGCGTGCAGCATGCGCTGCGCGCCTATACGCCGCGCGACCAGAAGGCGGTGAAGGTCGCCGCCGATACGTTCCGGCCGAACCCGGCCTTCTCGACCGCCGAGGTGATTACCCAGCTCGGCACCGGCGAGGCGCTGGTTTCGGTGATCGAGGAAAAGGGCGCGCCCTCGATGGTCGGCCGCACCCTCATCCGCCCGCCGAGCGGACGCATGGGTCCGGTGCTGCCCGAGGAGCGCCGCACGATCATGGCGAACAGCCCGGTAGCCGGGCTCTACGATACCGCCATCGACCGCGAATCCGCCTTCGAGGTGCTGGCCGCCAAGACCAAGCAGAAGCAGCAGGACGAGGAGCGCCAGCGCGAACTGGACGCCCAGCTCAAGCAGGCCCGGAGCGACGACGCTGCCGCGCAGCGCCCCAAGGCACGCACGAGCACGCGCCAGACCCCGGCCGAGGCGGCGATGACCTCGTTCGCACGTTCGGCGGCGACCGCGCTCGGCGCGGCGCTGGTGCGCGGCATCCTCGGCAGCCTCAAGCGCGGCCGCTGA